One window of Lentimicrobium sp. L6 genomic DNA carries:
- a CDS encoding anthranilate synthase component I family protein, which produces MKRKVYTSYLKTIADLITPVGVYSALRDHYPNALLLESADYHDRSDSKSFICLNPIAGFEATQKNYEIQYPGEEAQKIVATKNEDILQSFKEFIESFEAVETDLPFNSSGLFGYSSFEAVQYMEEIEMNNPSDIMKDNPDMKYQLFEFILVFDHFKNELYITQNSIDKNIASPKGLDKFKGLLRLQSDPGFKFNKEGEESANIDADTFKNNVTKGIQHCLRGDVFQLVLSRRFQQKFKGDDFNVYRSLRSINPSPYLFYFDYGNFKIMGSSPESQLQINKGMAYINPIAGTVLRSQNSAEDAERAKALQNNPKEKAEHVMLVDLARNDLSINSEEVNVETYAEIQYFSHVIHMVSRVSGKLEKGANGLDIYADTFPAGTLSGAPKYRALEIINETETCTRSFYGGALGFMGFDGSINHAIIIRSLLSKNQTLNYQAGAGIVAHSTPEGELQEVDNKVAALRKAIELAQTL; this is translated from the coding sequence ATGAAAAGAAAAGTTTACACCAGTTATTTAAAGACCATTGCCGACCTCATCACACCCGTTGGCGTTTATAGTGCATTACGCGATCACTATCCCAATGCCCTCTTACTCGAAAGCGCAGATTACCATGATAGAAGCGATAGTAAAAGCTTTATCTGTCTGAATCCCATTGCAGGTTTCGAGGCCACTCAAAAGAACTATGAGATACAATATCCCGGAGAGGAGGCTCAAAAAATAGTCGCTACTAAAAACGAAGACATCCTCCAATCTTTTAAGGAGTTTATTGAGTCATTCGAAGCAGTGGAGACTGACCTACCCTTCAATAGTTCAGGCCTTTTTGGCTATTCTTCTTTTGAGGCAGTCCAGTATATGGAAGAGATTGAAATGAATAACCCAAGTGATATTATGAAGGATAATCCCGATATGAAATATCAACTTTTTGAATTTATCTTGGTTTTCGATCATTTCAAAAATGAACTCTATATCACTCAAAACAGCATCGATAAAAATATCGCTAGTCCTAAGGGTTTGGATAAATTCAAAGGATTATTAAGATTACAAAGTGACCCAGGATTCAAATTCAATAAAGAGGGTGAGGAATCAGCAAATATTGATGCAGATACTTTTAAGAATAACGTCACTAAGGGAATTCAACATTGTTTACGAGGTGATGTTTTCCAATTGGTTTTATCACGCCGATTTCAACAAAAGTTCAAAGGAGATGACTTTAATGTTTACCGAAGTTTAAGAAGCATCAATCCATCCCCATACCTCTTCTATTTTGATTATGGGAATTTCAAAATCATGGGCTCCTCCCCAGAATCTCAATTGCAAATAAATAAGGGAATGGCCTATATCAATCCCATTGCGGGTACTGTATTGCGAAGCCAAAATTCTGCTGAAGATGCCGAAAGAGCAAAAGCTTTACAGAATAACCCTAAAGAAAAAGCAGAACATGTCATGTTGGTAGACTTGGCCAGAAACGACCTAAGTATCAACTCCGAAGAAGTAAATGTAGAGACCTATGCCGAAATCCAATACTTTTCTCATGTTATTCACATGGTCAGCAGAGTAAGTGGGAAATTAGAAAAAGGAGCCAATGGATTAGACATCTACGCCGACACCTTTCCTGCAGGTACACTTTCAGGAGCACCAAAATATAGAGCCTTGGAAATCATTAATGAAACCGAAACCTGCACCCGAAGCTTCTACGGAGGCGCATTAGGGTTTATGGGCTTTGATGGGAGTATCAATCATGCCATCATCATTCGCTCCTTATTGAGCAAAAACCAAACTCTCAATTACCAAGCTGGTGCCGGAATTGTTGCCCACAGTACTCCTGAAGGAGAATTACAAGAAGTAGATAACAAAGTAGCAGCCCTTAGAAAAGCCATTGAATTAGCACAAACCCTATAA
- a CDS encoding GtrA family protein, whose translation MLLFELSQELIRKFLKFGIVGFSGLFIDFGFTFLSKEKLRVQKYFSNAIGFMMAASSNYILNRIWTFHSEDPKVLVEYSQFMFISLLGLAINTLVLWLIVSKLKWNFYIAKLVAIAVVTVWNFGANILVTFA comes from the coding sequence ATGCTACTATTTGAATTATCGCAAGAGCTGATCAGAAAATTCCTTAAGTTTGGTATTGTAGGCTTTAGTGGATTATTCATTGATTTCGGATTCACTTTTCTTTCTAAAGAAAAGCTAAGGGTTCAGAAATATTTCTCAAATGCTATTGGATTTATGATGGCAGCAAGTTCTAATTATATTCTTAATCGAATTTGGACCTTTCATAGCGAAGACCCAAAAGTATTGGTAGAATACAGCCAATTTATGTTCATCAGCTTATTAGGACTAGCTATCAACACCTTAGTATTATGGCTCATCGTTAGCAAGCTCAAATGGAATTTCTATATCGCAAAATTAGTAGCCATTGCTGTAGTTACTGTATGGAATTTTGGAGCCAATATATTGGTCACTTTTGCTTAG
- a CDS encoding choice-of-anchor J domain-containing protein — MRKNVNLLMLLFCFSIGFLTAQNTMSNDINGVKYAENANLSPDIWKPLANPDQKSTTDFGEGFDDITSLAGDGWAFSNNSLPLGATGWFQGNDAVFSAYDGATTAYIGVNFNSVAGSNTISNWMFSPELTLQNGDSFSFYTRTVSGSGWPDRLQVRMSINGGSIDVGATATSVGDFNILLDDINSNYDMGGFPEVWTQYTYTVTGLVNGEQGRFALRYFVENGGPSGVNSNYIGLDRVEFIEAAPVPVSNWSLIIALALIGGFIVIKSKWMS; from the coding sequence ATGAGAAAAAATGTAAATTTATTAATGTTATTATTTTGCTTCAGTATTGGTTTTCTTACTGCGCAGAATACAATGTCTAATGACATAAATGGAGTGAAGTATGCTGAAAATGCCAACTTGAGTCCTGATATTTGGAAACCTTTAGCTAATCCTGATCAAAAAAGCACTACTGATTTTGGGGAGGGATTTGATGATATTACAAGTCTTGCAGGAGATGGATGGGCGTTTAGTAATAACAGCCTTCCATTAGGTGCTACCGGCTGGTTTCAAGGAAACGATGCAGTTTTTAGTGCATATGATGGTGCTACAACAGCCTATATTGGTGTGAATTTTAATAGTGTTGCAGGTTCCAATACCATAAGTAATTGGATGTTTAGCCCAGAATTAACTTTGCAAAATGGAGATTCATTTTCATTTTATACACGAACAGTATCTGGTTCAGGTTGGCCTGATCGTTTGCAAGTAAGAATGAGTATTAACGGTGGAAGTATTGATGTAGGTGCTACGGCCACTTCAGTAGGCGATTTTAATATTTTATTGGATGATATTAATTCAAATTATGATATGGGTGGTTTCCCAGAAGTATGGACGCAATATACTTATACTGTAACTGGATTAGTTAATGGAGAGCAAGGGAGGTTTGCCCTAAGATATTTTGTTGAGAATGGTGGGCCAAGTGGTGTGAATAGTAATTATATTGGATTAGATAGAGTGGAATTCATTGAAGCTGCTCCAGTCCCAGTTTCCAATTGGAGTTTGATTATTGCGCTGGCTTTAATTGGTGGATTTATTGTGATTAAGTCAAAATGGATGAGCTAA
- a CDS encoding M20/M25/M40 family metallo-hydrolase, whose product MLNKNLIISFIGLLAIMLTSCGPNPEITKEELHNHISYLSSDSLKGRFPGTPEMELAANYIRNAYNEAGIKLLAEKGLQEFEVTTDISRGENNMLSIGDSIYAAGKDFVPYSFTANKELNSDIVFAGYGFSFNKKGVEWDDFEGIDVKGKWVLMLTGDPEIDSANSIYAAYSGDREKTLTATDAGALGVLLVSGPVMDTRDKLISLHFDKTQGNSGIPVMNIKRKVANEILKNSGFTVAQLEEKLNSTRQAHSFTIEAQVKGSTEVNQVKVNTHNVLGFIEGTDPVLKDEIIVIGAHYDHLGFGGPESGSRMPDTIAVHNGADDNASGVAAIIEISEKLAQQDNKRSLLVIAFSAEEMGLLGSKYFVNHPEFDVKQFKAMINLDMVGRMKEDNGILLAGVGTSIEGEALLKKLESVDTTLQLGYSPDGYGPSDHAAFYAEGIPVFFLSTGAHDEYHTPFDDVEKINIEGEKKLSDYSFALTNELLNMDKSLTYQENDMTDQRKRGRRGFSVTLGIMPDYAGVENSGLRIDGVRNGGPADKAGMKKGDIIVAIDGKDIKNIYDYMHRLNTLEKGKTASVDIIRNEERQILLVQL is encoded by the coding sequence ATGCTTAACAAAAATCTTATCATTAGCTTTATTGGTCTGCTGGCCATTATGCTCACCTCATGTGGTCCTAATCCTGAGATTACAAAAGAAGAACTTCATAATCATATCAGCTATTTATCATCTGATTCTCTTAAAGGTCGTTTCCCTGGAACACCAGAAATGGAATTAGCGGCTAATTATATCAGAAATGCTTATAACGAAGCTGGAATAAAACTTTTAGCAGAAAAAGGATTACAAGAATTTGAAGTCACCACAGATATTTCTAGAGGAGAAAACAATATGCTAAGTATTGGAGATTCTATTTATGCTGCGGGCAAAGATTTTGTTCCTTATTCCTTCACTGCCAACAAAGAGCTGAATTCTGATATTGTTTTCGCTGGATATGGTTTCAGTTTCAATAAAAAAGGTGTGGAATGGGATGATTTTGAAGGCATTGATGTAAAGGGAAAATGGGTTTTGATGCTCACGGGTGATCCTGAAATTGACAGTGCAAACTCTATCTATGCTGCCTATTCAGGGGATCGTGAAAAAACCTTAACAGCTACTGATGCTGGTGCTTTAGGTGTTTTATTAGTGAGTGGTCCGGTGATGGATACTAGAGACAAACTAATCAGCCTTCATTTTGATAAAACTCAAGGCAACTCTGGTATTCCGGTGATGAACATCAAGAGGAAAGTCGCCAATGAGATATTAAAAAATAGCGGATTCACCGTAGCTCAATTAGAAGAAAAGTTAAATAGTACTCGTCAAGCCCATAGCTTTACAATAGAAGCACAAGTAAAAGGAAGCACAGAAGTAAATCAAGTAAAAGTGAATACTCATAATGTATTGGGATTTATTGAAGGTACAGATCCTGTATTAAAAGATGAGATTATCGTTATTGGAGCACATTATGATCACTTAGGTTTTGGCGGACCTGAATCAGGCTCTAGAATGCCTGACACTATCGCTGTTCATAATGGAGCTGATGATAATGCCAGTGGTGTAGCTGCTATCATTGAAATTTCTGAGAAACTAGCTCAACAAGATAATAAAAGAAGTTTACTTGTTATCGCTTTTAGTGCAGAGGAAATGGGCTTATTGGGTTCTAAATATTTTGTGAATCATCCTGAATTTGATGTGAAGCAGTTTAAAGCCATGATCAATTTAGATATGGTTGGAAGAATGAAAGAAGACAATGGAATATTATTGGCAGGAGTAGGAACATCAATAGAAGGGGAAGCCTTACTAAAGAAATTAGAATCAGTGGATACCACTTTACAATTGGGCTATTCCCCTGATGGATACGGTCCTTCTGATCATGCTGCTTTCTATGCTGAAGGCATTCCTGTATTTTTCCTTTCTACAGGAGCTCATGATGAGTATCATACTCCATTTGATGATGTAGAGAAAATCAATATTGAAGGTGAAAAGAAGCTTTCTGATTATTCTTTTGCTTTAACTAATGAGCTTCTTAACATGGATAAAAGCTTGACTTACCAAGAAAACGATATGACCGACCAAAGAAAAAGAGGCCGAAGAGGTTTTAGCGTTACACTGGGAATTATGCCCGATTATGCTGGTGTTGAAAATTCAGGTTTAAGAATTGATGGTGTAAGAAATGGTGGCCCAGCAGACAAAGCTGGAATGAAAAAAGGTGATATTATTGTGGCTATAGACGGAAAAGACATCAAGAATATTTATGATTATATGCACCGTCTCAACACTTTAGAAAAAGGGAAAACAGCTTCTGTGGATATCATCAGAAACGAGGAAAGACAAATTCTACTCGTACAACTTTAA
- a CDS encoding DUF4407 domain-containing protein — MGNQIKGLPNGHKPVPGKFTRTLWWFSTAIPEVIKDCTTDRYRARIIGAAVVFTWIYATVAWMYFWSLSISSPFLFVPLGLLIGFGILSIDRMLIASINKNKKSKIAITFRVLLAILLGSFIAQPILLWMFEKDISQEISIVQEEKVQEKRTELLSIYQSEKEGLIAQQNKLDIDKSIRYAALERAEKEYINEIDGTGGSKKFGIAGIAREKEKAYLRSQKAYSAIEESQKKELSKIDDRITSIDSIVNYGTEDFRTNKLSQGFLIRVNALQSLFEKDEHFALQKRYYLILLILVLFELIPIISKLYLPTGSYDEKVRLQDQLELRLAQINQEQNLDFHQHTYQVAQEADKLLSSELYKLAPPKQQEQLELMFEEWKSSPQQSFEEFLNHVNFKLMRNRNL; from the coding sequence ATGGGGAATCAAATTAAGGGACTACCGAATGGGCATAAGCCAGTTCCGGGTAAGTTCACAAGAACACTATGGTGGTTTTCTACGGCCATTCCAGAAGTAATAAAAGACTGTACAACGGATAGATATAGAGCCAGAATTATTGGAGCAGCTGTTGTATTTACTTGGATTTATGCCACCGTAGCTTGGATGTATTTTTGGTCTTTAAGTATATCCTCCCCTTTCCTATTTGTTCCTCTTGGTTTATTGATTGGCTTCGGAATCCTCAGTATCGACAGAATGCTCATTGCAAGTATTAACAAGAATAAAAAGAGTAAAATTGCCATTACTTTTAGAGTTTTATTGGCTATTCTCTTAGGTTCTTTCATTGCCCAACCTATATTATTATGGATGTTTGAAAAAGACATTAGTCAAGAAATTTCTATTGTTCAGGAAGAAAAAGTACAAGAAAAAAGAACAGAGTTATTATCCATTTATCAATCAGAAAAAGAAGGACTTATTGCGCAGCAAAACAAACTAGACATTGATAAATCTATCAGATATGCAGCTTTAGAAAGGGCTGAGAAAGAATATATAAATGAAATTGATGGTACTGGAGGTTCAAAGAAATTTGGAATTGCTGGAATTGCTCGAGAAAAAGAAAAGGCCTATTTAAGAAGCCAAAAAGCATATAGTGCCATAGAGGAGTCTCAAAAGAAAGAACTCAGCAAAATTGATGATAGAATAACGAGTATCGATAGTATCGTCAATTATGGAACGGAAGATTTCAGAACCAATAAGCTCTCCCAAGGCTTCCTCATTCGAGTGAATGCTTTGCAGAGTTTATTTGAGAAGGACGAGCATTTTGCCCTCCAAAAACGATACTATCTCATTCTTTTAATATTGGTCCTCTTCGAACTCATTCCCATCATCAGTAAGCTTTATTTGCCCACTGGCTCCTATGATGAAAAAGTAAGATTACAAGACCAATTAGAACTACGGCTAGCTCAAATTAATCAAGAACAAAATCTAGATTTCCATCAACATACTTACCAAGTTGCACAAGAAGCTGACAAACTATTATCCTCTGAACTCTACAAACTAGCCCCACCAAAACAGCAAGAGCAATTAGAGCTCATGTTTGAAGAGTGGAAATCATCCCCTCAACAAAGTTTTGAGGAGTTCTTGAATCATGTCAATTTTAAATTGATGAGAAACAGAAATTTATAA
- a CDS encoding 16S rRNA (uracil(1498)-N(3))-methyltransferase, whose protein sequence is MHLFYTPDIQGNTYQLSEEESKHAARVLRLDMGDEIILTDGKGNWMISEIIDPHPKRCLVQVNETKCDFNSKPYELHMAVAPTKNINRFEWYLEKATEIGIDVITPIRTEHSERKEIKWPRLQKVITSAMKQSLKAWHPELKEMMKFKDLINQDFDGKKLIAWCEADKSDRIDRFVEAGEKALILIGPEGGFSPEEVNEAKDKGFEPVSISSSRLRTETAAVVACHSIAFINQS, encoded by the coding sequence ATGCATCTTTTTTATACACCAGATATACAAGGGAATACTTATCAGCTTTCCGAAGAGGAATCGAAACATGCGGCTCGTGTGCTCAGGTTAGATATGGGTGATGAAATAATTCTCACCGATGGAAAAGGAAACTGGATGATTTCAGAAATTATTGATCCGCATCCAAAAAGATGTTTGGTTCAAGTGAACGAAACCAAATGCGATTTCAATTCTAAGCCATATGAACTTCACATGGCAGTGGCTCCAACAAAGAATATTAATCGTTTTGAGTGGTATTTGGAGAAAGCCACTGAAATTGGCATTGATGTAATTACACCTATTCGAACAGAACATTCAGAGCGTAAAGAAATAAAATGGCCCAGACTTCAAAAGGTAATCACCTCGGCTATGAAACAATCTTTAAAAGCTTGGCATCCCGAATTGAAAGAGATGATGAAATTTAAAGATTTGATAAATCAAGATTTTGATGGAAAGAAACTTATTGCTTGGTGTGAGGCTGATAAAAGCGATCGTATTGATAGGTTTGTTGAGGCTGGTGAAAAAGCATTGATACTTATCGGACCCGAAGGAGGTTTTTCACCAGAAGAAGTGAATGAGGCTAAAGATAAAGGTTTTGAGCCTGTTAGTATTTCTAGCTCTCGATTAAGAACTGAAACAGCTGCAGTGGTTGCCTGTCATAGTATCGCATTTATAAATCAATCTTAG
- a CDS encoding T9SS type A sorting domain-containing protein, protein MKRILQSIILIVSILLSINITNAQCTPDPNCTDPEGDGEFCPTDFPSAIEDEYYEQVLTIISPTEQEGVVLDHIEIVTINNIPPGMNYQCQDNNCDFYPQIPKCVNVFGTPEVDSWGEYKLYITIEVFIDLFGVVISAGEIVDSSSVVTVLPKLHSDFSISLEEDNVMCYENTYEVNYTGNANTDAIYHWNFGESLIILSGEGQGPYMVSPVSGSGLDSITLFVEEGVYTSPVSSNSFFITSCMGLDEQFASLFTVSPNPFVEGITCYGLNGEPVELIVYDLSGNQIHVEIISSNDHYIDLGQLNRGVYLLSLTNTQSTQTLKIIKQ, encoded by the coding sequence ATGAAAAGAATTCTACAATCCATTATATTGATAGTTTCCATTTTGTTGAGTATTAATATAACAAATGCACAATGTACTCCTGACCCTAATTGTACCGACCCTGAAGGAGATGGTGAATTTTGTCCTACCGATTTTCCTAGTGCTATCGAGGATGAGTATTACGAACAAGTCTTGACAATTATTTCTCCAACTGAGCAAGAGGGAGTGGTGTTAGATCATATAGAAATAGTGACTATAAATAATATTCCTCCAGGAATGAATTATCAATGTCAGGATAATAACTGCGATTTTTATCCTCAAATCCCTAAATGTGTTAATGTTTTTGGAACACCAGAAGTGGACAGTTGGGGGGAGTATAAGCTATATATTACCATTGAAGTATTTATCGATTTATTTGGTGTAGTAATCAGTGCTGGGGAAATTGTGGATTCCTCCTCTGTGGTGACCGTTTTACCTAAATTGCATAGTGATTTTAGTATTAGCCTTGAAGAAGATAATGTAATGTGCTATGAAAACACATATGAAGTTAATTATACTGGAAATGCCAATACTGATGCTATCTATCATTGGAATTTTGGAGAGAGTTTAATTATATTAAGTGGAGAAGGTCAAGGTCCTTATATGGTATCGCCTGTGAGTGGGTCTGGGTTGGATAGTATTACTTTATTTGTGGAGGAAGGCGTCTATACCAGTCCTGTCTCTTCAAATTCGTTTTTCATTACCTCTTGCATGGGACTTGATGAGCAATTTGCTTCTCTGTTTACGGTCTCTCCCAATCCTTTTGTGGAAGGTATTACTTGTTATGGTTTGAATGGTGAGCCAGTTGAATTGATAGTTTATGATTTAAGTGGGAATCAAATTCATGTAGAAATAATTTCTTCGAATGATCATTATATCGATTTAGGACAACTCAATAGGGGAGTCTATCTTTTGTCACTCACCAACACTCAAAGCACTCAAACCTTAAAAATAATTAAGCAATAA
- a CDS encoding TonB-dependent receptor codes for MRKKTLLSFLLLFIGLASYAQTAGIKGFVYEKSTGEPSIFVNVFLEGTTIGSSTDDNGYFVINKVPAGSYQLLVTALGYDTIRESITLAPGQLLSKKFYINEGSINLETVYVSAERQSLKTDTKISVTKVTPKQIEQIPSIGGQADLAQYLQVLPGVVFTGDQGGQLYIRGGSPIQNKVLLDGMVIYNPFHSIGLFSVFETDIMRNADIYTGGFGAEYGGRISSIMDITTRDGNKKRVSGKISASTFGANVLLEGPLKKQSEDGGSSSSFILSAKHSYLDKTSESIYSYVDEEGLPFSYTDLYGKASINMGSGSKINFFGFSFNDKVKNYKSLANFSWNSFGGGSNFVVIPATSSVLIEGHVSYSNYEIELDEAQSTPRNSQINDFNIGLDLTYFLGADELKYGIEILGFTTDYSFYNSANRKIEERQSTTEFGAYAKYKWTTGRWIIEPSFRVQFYPSLSTISPEPRLAMKYKATDRMRIKFAGGFYTQNLIAATSDRDVVNLFYGFLAGPESIPETFEGKDVSDKLQKAQHAILGVEFDLSNRLTLNVEGYYKNFSQLTNLNRNKVYNSDTQGVPDELKLDFIVEKGNAKGVDFSLKYDYDRLFVWAVYSLGYVERTDPQMTYNPHFDRRHNINFLSSLKLGGAYDWEVSIRYNFGSGFPFTPMAGNYEQVGFSGGINEDYTTTNGDMSFLYGDYNSQRLPNYHRVDASIKKTFELGEFSTLEANFSITNILDRENIFYVNIYNRERVNQLPIMPSLGFTLRF; via the coding sequence ATGAGAAAAAAGACTCTTTTAAGCTTTTTATTATTATTTATTGGTTTAGCTTCCTATGCGCAAACTGCCGGTATCAAAGGTTTTGTCTATGAGAAATCAACTGGAGAACCATCTATTTTTGTAAATGTTTTTTTAGAAGGAACCACTATTGGCTCATCCACTGACGATAACGGATATTTTGTTATCAATAAAGTTCCTGCTGGTAGCTACCAGTTATTGGTGACAGCATTAGGCTATGATACCATAAGAGAAAGTATCACCTTAGCTCCTGGTCAATTATTAAGTAAAAAGTTTTATATAAATGAAGGAAGTATTAATCTTGAAACAGTATACGTTTCTGCTGAACGTCAATCATTAAAAACAGATACCAAAATCTCCGTTACAAAGGTTACTCCAAAGCAAATAGAACAAATTCCTAGTATTGGTGGACAAGCAGATTTAGCCCAATACCTTCAGGTACTTCCAGGTGTCGTTTTTACAGGAGACCAAGGAGGGCAGCTATATATCCGTGGGGGTTCTCCGATTCAGAACAAGGTATTACTTGATGGGATGGTGATATACAATCCTTTCCACTCCATTGGTTTATTTTCAGTGTTTGAAACAGATATTATGCGAAACGCCGACATTTATACTGGTGGATTTGGTGCGGAATATGGAGGTAGAATATCTTCCATAATGGATATTACCACACGTGATGGTAATAAAAAACGAGTTTCCGGTAAAATAAGCGCTTCTACATTTGGTGCGAATGTATTGCTAGAAGGTCCCTTAAAAAAACAAAGTGAAGATGGTGGAAGTAGTTCTTCATTTATATTATCTGCTAAGCATTCATATTTAGACAAAACCTCAGAAAGCATATATAGTTATGTTGATGAAGAAGGACTTCCTTTTAGCTATACTGATTTATACGGTAAAGCATCTATTAATATGGGTAGTGGTTCAAAAATAAATTTCTTCGGATTCAGCTTCAACGACAAAGTAAAAAACTATAAATCATTGGCCAATTTCTCCTGGAATAGTTTCGGAGGAGGATCAAATTTCGTAGTTATTCCAGCTACTAGTTCTGTTTTGATAGAAGGCCATGTTTCTTATAGCAATTATGAAATTGAATTAGACGAAGCGCAATCTACTCCTCGTAATTCTCAAATTAATGATTTCAATATTGGTTTGGATTTAACTTATTTTTTAGGTGCTGATGAACTAAAATATGGAATTGAAATTCTAGGATTTACAACAGATTATTCCTTTTATAATTCTGCAAATAGAAAAATTGAGGAAAGACAAAGCACCACTGAATTTGGAGCTTATGCTAAATACAAATGGACCACAGGAAGATGGATTATTGAGCCAAGTTTTAGAGTTCAGTTTTATCCTAGCTTAAGTACCATTTCACCTGAGCCAAGGTTAGCTATGAAGTATAAAGCAACAGATAGAATGCGAATCAAATTTGCTGGAGGATTCTATACTCAGAATCTAATTGCAGCTACTTCTGATAGAGATGTAGTTAATTTATTCTATGGCTTCTTAGCAGGTCCTGAAAGTATTCCAGAAACATTTGAAGGCAAAGATGTAAGTGATAAATTACAAAAAGCACAACATGCTATTTTGGGCGTTGAATTTGACTTAAGTAATAGGTTGACATTAAATGTTGAAGGATATTATAAGAACTTTAGTCAATTAACTAATCTCAACAGAAATAAAGTATATAACAGTGATACACAGGGTGTTCCTGATGAGTTAAAATTAGATTTCATAGTTGAAAAAGGAAATGCTAAAGGTGTTGATTTCTCTTTAAAATATGATTACGATAGACTATTTGTATGGGCTGTATATTCTTTAGGATATGTTGAAAGAACAGATCCACAAATGACTTATAACCCTCATTTCGATCGTCGACACAATATTAACTTCTTATCCAGTTTAAAACTTGGAGGAGCCTACGATTGGGAAGTAAGTATCAGATATAACTTTGGTTCTGGATTCCCATTTACTCCCATGGCTGGTAATTACGAGCAAGTTGGATTTAGTGGTGGAATCAATGAAGATTACACCACTACCAACGGTGATATGAGTTTCTTATATGGTGACTATAATAGCCAAAGATTACCGAATTATCACAGAGTAGATGCATCAATTAAGAAAACATTTGAATTGGGTGAATTCTCTACTTTAGAAGCTAATTTCAGTATTACAAATATCTTAGATAGAGAGAATATCTTCTATGTAAATATCTATAATCGTGAAAGGGTCAATCAATTACCAATCATGCCTTCTTTAGGATTTACTTTGAGATTCTAA
- a CDS encoding DUF4159 domain-containing protein, translating to MVKKTHVLLVLLLMISFMSFSQKPVQIALLKYNGGGDWYANPTALPNLIAYCNAYLQMDLDQDYKTVEPSSRDIYNHPFIHMTGHGNVVFSAQEASNLRDYLISGGFLHIDDNYGMDPFIRPEMKKVFPELEFEELSFDYPIYHQKYDFQDGLPKIHEHDKKPPQGFGLIYEGRLVCFYTYECDLGDGWEDAEVHNDSGEKRMEALKMGANILQYVFSN from the coding sequence ATGGTTAAAAAAACACACGTTCTATTGGTTTTATTATTAATGATTAGCTTCATGAGCTTTTCTCAAAAACCTGTTCAGATAGCTTTATTAAAATATAATGGAGGAGGAGATTGGTATGCAAATCCTACAGCATTACCCAATTTAATAGCCTATTGTAATGCCTATCTCCAGATGGATTTAGACCAAGATTATAAGACAGTAGAACCTAGTAGTCGTGATATCTATAATCACCCATTCATTCATATGACCGGGCATGGAAACGTAGTTTTTTCTGCACAAGAAGCCTCCAACCTTCGAGATTATCTAATTTCCGGGGGCTTTTTACATATCGACGATAATTATGGAATGGATCCTTTTATTCGTCCAGAGATGAAAAAGGTATTTCCTGAATTAGAGTTCGAAGAGCTTTCTTTTGATTATCCCATATACCATCAGAAATATGATTTTCAAGATGGGTTACCCAAGATTCATGAACATGATAAAAAACCACCTCAAGGCTTTGGATTGATTTATGAAGGTAGACTGGTTTGTTTCTATACTTATGAATGTGATTTGGGAGATGGTTGGGAAGATGCAGAAGTTCATAATGATTCTGGTGAAAAAAGGATGGAAGCCTTAAAAATGGGCGCCAATATCTTGCAATATGTTTTTTCAAATTAA